The Agelaius phoeniceus isolate bAgePho1 chromosome 2, bAgePho1.hap1, whole genome shotgun sequence region CTTGAATCCTGCTGGGTTTGGATCTGACCTGGGAATCCTGCTGGGTGTGGATCCTGCTGGGTTTGAACCAAGCCTGGGAATCCTGCTGGGTTTGGATCCACCCTGGGAATCCTGCTGGGTTTGGATCCAGCCTGGGAATCCTGCTGGGTTTGGATTCTTCTGGCTTTGGATCCACCCTGGGAATCCTGCTGGGTGTGGATCCTGCTGGGTTTGAACCAAGCCTGGGAATCCTGCTGGGTTTGGATCCACCCTGGGAATCCTCCTGGGTCTGTATCCAGCCTGGGAATCCTGCTGGGTTTGGATCCTGCTGGGTGTGGATCCAGTTTGGGAATCCTGCTGGGTTTGGATTCTTCTGGCTTTGGATCCAGCCTGGGAATCCTGCTGGGTTTGAATCCAGCTTTGGAATCCTGCTGGGTGTGGATCCTGCTGGGTGTGGATCCTGCTGGGTGTGGATCCAGCTTTGGAATCCTGCTGTGTGCAGCATTTCCACTGCACCTCTCCCTGCAGAGTGCCTCGGGTTTTGCTGTTTCCTTGTGCCACGTGGATCTGCctccctcacacacacacaccaaggGCAGTTCCTGCttgcacaggagctgctttggGATTTTATTTGATAAAGCACGATCTGGTGCCTCCTCTAAATTGGGTCTTTTCTCTAGAAAGGGAAATCAAACTTCCCTTCCAGGATAGGTGTGACTAAACCTCCCTTGGGGCACCAAGATTTGCTATAGGGTGGTTTCACCTCTTCCTGCAGAACTTAACTCCCACTGCATGGttgaaggcagaaaaagagggaaattcacctgttccctgtcccacacctgcGAGGGCCCCGAGGCCACCCCACCCCAAGCCAAACGCGGGAAATGGGAAAGCCCAGCTGAGCCTGCCTGGGTTTTATATTCAATTTTCTTTCTGGTTCCTATTAAAAAACACCAAAGGAGAAGGGAGGGGGGATCCAAACCTCCGTGGAAACCCCAGCGCTTCCCGTGGGGGGCCAGGcccgagccccctccccacggcccggggagggctgggggaatATTCATGAGCATTCATGAGCATTCATGAGCATTCATGAGCATTCATGAGCGTTCATGAGCGTTCATGAGCGTTCATGAGCGGGCTGGGCCCGGCTGGGCCGGCTTTGCTGAGCCGCACGGAAAGAGCGGCGGCACCGGTGCCTGCGCTccgctgctggcagtgcccggcccggggagcccggcccggatccggcagcccagcccggcccagcacagcccatccaggcccagcccggcccagcccaacCTGGCCCCggagagcccagcacagcccagcccggcccggttCGGGAACACAGCccaacacagcccagcccagcccagcccaacccggcccggcccggcccggcccagcccagcccggcccggcccagcccggcccgtttccgcagctctgccagggctgcgCCGCGGGGTTACGGCTGAAAAGGCGGTGGCAAAGCCGAGCCCCATCCccgctcttcctcctcctcctcctcacggCCAGGCGCAGGAGCAGCGCTGGGGGcagatccctgccctgccaggggctggaaggagcagcGGGACaatcctggctctgctggaggagcccccagggccggccGGGGGTGCGGCGGGCACCGCCCTGCAACGATCCCAGAGCCACAGGAAAGCCAGACAGCACCTTCATGGAACCGGGGAATTCCGGCGGGGTTtgggtgggagggaccccaaatcccacccagtgccacccctgccatggcagggacacctcccactgtccccagtgcccagcctggccttgggcactgccagggatgcaggggcagccccagctgctctgggcaccttcCCATGGCACACCCAGCCCCCCCCGAGCAACCTCCCCCTTCCCCAAAATCAGCTCCGGGGTGGGGCTGAGGAACCGGAGCCGATGGATTAAAACCAGCCCGGGAAAGTTGGGAAGAGTCGAGGAGGGCCATATGGCTCCAGCACTCCCTAAAAATGTAATTGCTGCCTTCAGGTGGCCGCACAGCCTCTCCTTCTAATGAGAGAGATATTGAAAGACCTGAACTGTTTGTGTGACATTTCAATAAATAATGCGGAGATTTGACAACATTTCCATATTCCTCCTTTAATGTCTGAATGTCTCTGACTTAATCCCAGTTCCTTGGCATTTATTACTGTTTGTTACACTAACAAGTGAGATTATGAGAATTCTAATGAAGGCTTCCAGTGAAAACCTCTGTGATTAAAATGCCATAATAACAGTTGCATGCATTTATGTGCCTGATTATCATAATCTATTTAGCACAAGTAAACACACAAACAGAAGGAGAAAAGCGAGCCCACTGCCACTCCAGCGAAAGGAGAATTGGAAATGAGGGAGAAACAATGTAAATATGTAAATGTCCTTGTGtattctttttatctttttttttctcatccttgctcccctccccagcccccccgCCCCGTGTGCTAATGAGACATCCACGGTTCGTCACATGTGGTCCCTCTTTGCCGGCCGGGGTGCGGGTTTTGGGCCATCTGCTGGGGCCACCGTGCCGAACAAAGGCACCCCGAGGGCGGGGGGGACACTGCCGCAACCTTTGACACCGCGGCCGGCGGGTTCTGGTGTCCTCCCGTGCGGGCTGGGGTTTGCTCACTGCCAGCGccgccctcagctgctccccggcagtgccagccccgCCGGGCTCCGGCGCCCCAAAACTGCCAGAACGCCGAGGGGAAACCTCGGGAAATCTCTGACAGGGACTGGGCTTTCCAGCCTTCTGGGGAGGGGCTTTTTTCATATTAATAAACAAAGCTGTGACAACCTGGTGGGagggattgtcccactctgctccgggctggggcagcctcacccccagtgctgggacagTGCTGGCTGTGTCAATGAAAGATCAGAAGCTGTTGGAAAGGGTCCAGAGGAGGGACAcgaggctggggaagggtcaGGAGGGGCCCCCCgaggtgccctgggcagcccaggctggagcagcctgagctcagagctccccggggctgcagctcctcccgagGGGCAGCGCAGGGACAGCTccgagctctgctctgggacagggacagcaccagggagcgcctggggctgggccaggccagctcaggctgcagagcagggcaaggttcttgcccagagggtgctggcactgcccaggctgcccagggaatgggcacggccccgaggctgccacagctccaggagcctttggccagcgctgccagggatgcccaggctgggcttgctgggctctgggcagggcagggctggcactgggggatccctgggggtccctccagctcaggacattctgCAATTCCAACTTCTCCAGCCCAAGGACCTCCCATAACACCGGCAGTGAAAAGCCCTGGGCCAGGGAGTGTTTCCCCATGAGCCCAACCCTTGTTGCCTCCACATCAAACCCTCCCTGGAGGCACCAGCCCCTCTGCCTGAGGAATCATTTCCACAGCAACCAAACCCTCAGGGCTTGGTCAGACAGGGGTATTCACCTGGAGCATCAGAAATTTTGAGGAGTTTTCCTTATGAGCACAGTGTAGGGACAGGAGAAAGGGATAACTTGAGGAAAACTGATTTCCAGTGAGTGTTTGCAGGGCACAAAACACATCCATGGCTTTGGGCTCTCTCAGCACTAAAGCCTCGCCAGGGCTGGCTCATTTTTAAGGAGCTCCCAGCCAAACTCAAGCCATGGGAAGTGAAAAAGAAGGAGAGTGTAAGAGTGACACAGATAAGTGGCAAAGTGTGACAAAGTGTTCTGAAAACGTTGGTCAGGAAACTTAAATGAGAACTGGAAACTCAAGCTGCATTTCATGGGAAGAAAGACACAGGACAGGTCCAGAGGATGCTGTGGTGCCCCAAgagctggagcccctctggagccaggctgggagagctgggggggctcccctggacaggagcagctccagggagagctcagagcccctggcagggcctgcaggggctccaggagagctgcagagggactggggacaaggctgcagggacagcacccaggcaatggctgccagtgctccGGGAAttccatgccagccctgcccaccctgccagggaacaattcctcattgccaagatcccacccagccctgccctctggcactggcagccattccctgggtgctgtccctgcatgccctggaaattgtctctctccagctttcctggggctcctgcaggccctgcaaggccaccctgagctcagcccaaagcttctcctgtgcaggtgaacaatcccaaaCGTTCCCGGCAGTCCGGGGGTGTGAGGCCGGTTCCAGGGATGGCCCTGCCTGGGAGGGACCTGAGGAGCCTGACTGACACCAGACCCGGGATCCGGCCTGCCTTTTAAATAGCAATTTAATTATTGTGTTCTCGCTGACAGCAGGCTCTTGAGTGTCAAaagtttataaataaaaaggttttggtttttttttccctgctgaatGAGACCAGGAGATGGCCAATTTCCCGCATGTTTTTAATCCTGCAGAAATCACAGACATCAGCTCTGGTATTTCTGAGGCTTCCCTCTGGGTGACTCCTGTGAAGATGAGAAGCTTTTCCCGTCTCTGATTGAATGGGAAGGCATGCTGAGATTTTGGCAAGGCGCGTGTGTCTCCAGCACTTCCACGGAGCAAGTGTGAACACAAACAAACCCAGCGCTGGAAAAGGGGAGAGCCCCGGGGGAGGAACAGCGCCGGCCCCGCTCGGAGAACTCGAGTTTCCCTCTCGGAGCCCGCAGGTATCAAATGTGTTAAttgggcagctggagctgcaccagggctgggctccaCCTGGAAGTCCGAACAGCGAAATACATCTGTACCTGATTGAGACGCAGCCAGGAGGAAattaatgcaaagaaaaaaggaaaaaaaaacccgaGGAGAAGGGGCCAAACCTGACTGCTGGTGTTCCTCCCTCCATGATTGCGCCCTCACCCCCCTGAGCAGCGGGCAgagctccctgagctcctctcCTCGCTGGCAGGTGCCGAGCTCCGCCCTCCTGAGGCGCTTGGGGTGCGGCGGCGGcgagcccagggcaggatcccTGGAGATCCCGGCCTGAACCGGGAGCTTCCCGAGGCTCTGGAGCCGcgcagcccagcctggagcccaGATGGGCGGCAGACAGCGCTGACTTCCCGAGCAGAGCCCCAGCCGCGTTCAGCTGCGGGAGCTACGGCCGCAGCCCGGCCTCGGTCCCTCGGGTGCCTCGGGTTCCTCCCGGCGGAGCGGGCGGCTCCAGCGGGGCCGGGGCATCCCTCGGGCAGCGAACCCCATCCAGGAATAACCGCGTGACATTCCAAGCGATTTCCAGCACGAGAGCGGTAGTCTGGTTTTTATTAAGTTATCACTTCATCATGTTCCCTGATTGCCTTCATTCATGCCTTAGTTGTCTACAGacgctattaaaaaaaaaaataatacatattCATAGCGCGGCAAATGGGCTCTGCTCCACATTTTAGTGTCAAAATCAAGTTCGGGTGAAGGGCTCCTCTGGGACCCCTCCGGGGCCGCTTCCCGGGATGCGCCAGCGAGGGGCGGCTGCGGCGCGGAGCCTTCCCGGCTCCGGGGAGGGGGAGGTGCGACATTTCATTTGTCATCTCACGGCAGGGACCGTCCCCTCTTCCTCGCACCCCGCTGCACCGGGCTGTCCCggtcccgatcccgatcccgatcccgatcccgatcccgatcccagccccgatcccgatcccgatcccgatcccgatcccgatcccgatcctgATCCCggtcccgatcccgatccctgTCCCTATCCCGATCCCTGTCCCTATCCCGATCCCGGTCCTGATCCCGATCCCGGTCCTGATCCCGGTCCCGATCCCtgtcccgatcccgatcccgatcccagTCCCGatcccgctcccgctcccgctcccgctcccgatcccgatcccgatcccgatcccgatcccagTCCCGATCCTGGTCCCGATCCGGATCCCGATCCCGGTCCCGATCCCTGTCCCTATCCCGATCCCTGTCCCtatcccgatcccgatcccgatcccgatcccgatcctgatcccgatcccgatcccgatcccgatcccgatcccggtCCCGATCCCGATCCTGATCtcgatcccgatcccgatcccggtcccggtcccgatCCCGGCCCCGCGGGCTGCGGGCGGGACAGAGCTCGTGTCCAGACGGATGGACAGTGGTCACCAAGGACATTGCTCCCTTAGGGACTCAGATCCCGAGATTTCTGCTGCGCACTCGGAGAGGGGTTTCCTCTCTGCagaggggagaggaaaaaaaaaagaaaaagaaacgaggaaaaaaagagaaagaaacaagaaaaaaacggaaaagaggagaaaaggaagaagaaaagaaacgGGGAAAaggtgggggaaggaaaaggagaaaagataaaggaaaaggagaaaagagaaaggaaaaggagaaaaggaaggggaaggaaaagaggaaagggaaggggagggggaaggaaaaaggaaggaaaaggaaaaggatccAGCCCGCTGCCCATTTCTCCCTCCCGAGCCCCCAGGGTGATGCCAGAACGGCCTCAGGACGCAGCGGCCCCGAGCTCCGGCTGCCCCCCGGCACCCCCGCCCTCTGTCCATGCctgccctctgtccatccctctgtccatccctctgtccatccctgccctctgtccatcccctcTGTCCATGCCcgccctctgtccatccctctgtccatccctctgtccatccctgccctctgtccatcccctctgtccatcccctctgtccatcctgctgtccatcccctctgtccatccctgccctctgtccatcccctctgtccatccctctgtccatccctctgtccatgcccgccctctgtccatccctgccctctgtccatccctctgtccatgcccgccctctgtccatccctgccctctgtccatccctctgtccatgcccgccctctgtccatccctgccctctgtccatccctctgtccatcccctctgtccatcccctctgtccatcctgctgtccatccctgccctctgtccatccctctgtccatcccctctgtccatccctgccctctgtccatccctctgtccatcgctctgtccatccctctctccatccttgccctctgtccatccctctgtccatcccGCTGTCCCTCCCTCTGTCCATCCCGCTGACCAGGCCATGGCCGGAGGCTGTTCCCCGCCgttccccgctgtcccctcggGCAGGTGaacccagctcagctccagggcccctctccagcccccgGGGGCTCCCGGGATGTTCctgccggggccgggggggctgcagggccctgctcgCTGCTGCAGCTCCGCCGCTCCCGGGGCAGAGCCTGGCGGACCCACGGGGAATCCGGGACCCCCATCCGTCTGACAGCTTCTTCATGGAGAAGGGAAGGTCCCAGCCTCTAGGAAGGAAAACTGCAGAGCCCTGGCGGTCGGCAGACGAGCGCTGCGGCGTTTTCCTCGCTGCCCTGGGGGCGAtgcccccgcccgccgcccctcccggcccggccggggCCCGTTCCCCCTCCGCCGGCCGGGCCTTGccgggggccgggggcggctccggggctgAATTCGTTGTGCTCGTTGTCGCTCGGTTTTCTCGGAGCCGCCAGGCGAAGGCAGCGCCCGGCTGCGGCTGCCGCTCCCCACGAAACAAACCAAACTTTGCGCAGCTCCCCTCCCGTCCCGCCCCGCACCTCcggggctcagccccagcccccccatccccgggggtcccccctggccgccccgcgcccccggtggccgggccgggcggcagCGGGACACACGCCGGGCGGCGGGCCCGGCTGTCGCGGGGACAGATTTTCCTAATTGACCTGTTACGGATCATCCCCGCAACCGTTGGCAAACACATTTCCACGCTTCACTTCTTAACgttttaaatacatatttaacgGATGGTTGAGGCTTGCCGGGCCAGCTGGGAAACACACGGGTGTAAAAATAATACAACAAAGGCAAAGGGGCCGGGGGGGccggcggggagggggcggccggGGGATTTACCCCAGTGCGAGGAAGCTCCGACCCTGTTGCGCGGAGCTGCCGGGGCGAGGGGATTCGCCGGGAGCCGGGCGAGCGGCGCAGGAAGGCGGGAGGCATTTCCGAAGGTCATTTTTTGTTCGTTTGTTAACGTCTTTtactctttctttctctctttctctcccctctcccGCTCCCTTCTCGCTGAAGGcttttttggggcagatttAAGCGGCCGCTCCAAGAACTTCTCCAGGTCTCTgcggggccggagccgggggGATGCTCGGGGCGATTCGCTCGTGGGGAACGGAGAGGCCGAAATCCCGCTTTTCTCCGCCTCCCTTTGCACCACTTGACGGGGGAATTACGGCCGGGCTCGGGGCAGGAGCGGGCACCGGGCGGGGGAAGCGAGCGCTGCCCGGTGCGTGCCGGCGGACGGGCCGGGCACCGGGGAACACCGACGTGCCGGGGGCTGCTTGGTCCCGTCCCCGTCCgcgtccccgtccccgtcccgtcccgcccCCCCAACAGCTGTTCCCGGCGCTGTCATTGTTGCGTTTTATTATGGATCTGACAAAAGTCCCTCCCCCCCGCCGCGCCCCCCCCGCCGGGCTCCCCGCGCCGCTCGGGCCGGCGCCCCCCGCCCCACCGAGCCGGAGCGGCCCCGGTGACATCAGCCgtgcccccgccgccgccgcggatTGGCGCAGCCCCCCTCCCTCCCGCCCGGTGACATCGTTCCTCCCCGGCGCGGCTATAAAGCGGCCGCGGCTCCGCCGCAAGGTGCGCGCTGCTGCTGCCGTGCTCGCCCGTCCCGGCGCGCCGCTCGCCACGGTGAGTGCGCCCGTGAGTGCCCCCCGCGCCCGCGGCCCCGCGCGGACCCCAGCCCCGGAGCCAGGGgagggacgggacgggacgggacgggacgggacgggagcCGCCCCCGGCCAGGGGagggcgggcagcggggccggtCCCGGTTCGGCGGAGCGGGGTCGCCGacggggcgggcgcggggcccCGGCGAGCCGCGGCGGGCGCTGACGCGGggctctctcccctcccctccccgcagGCTGCCCGGtgcgcgccgccgccccgcccgccgggccATGGACTCGGACGCCAGCCTGGTTTCCAGCCGCCCGTCCTCCCCGGAGCCCGATGACCTCTTCCTCACGGCCAGGAATAAAGGCAGCGGCGGGGGCTTCACGGGCGGCACCGTGTCCAGCTCCACGCAGAGCGACTCCCCGCCGGAGCTGAGCGCCGAGCTGCGCAGCGCCATGAGCGCTGcgggggtggtggtggtggacAAGCTGGGCTTCAAGTCCTCCTCGTCGTCCTCGTcgtcgtcctcctcctcctcctccaagaAGGACAAGAAGCAGATGACGGAGccggagctgcagcagctgcggCTGAAGATCAACAGCCGGGAGCGCAAGCGGATGCACGACCTGAACATCGCCATGGACGGGCTGCGGGAGGTGATGCCCTACGCGCACGGCCCGTCGGTGCGCAAGCTCTCCAAGATCGCCACGCTCCTCCTGGCGCGCAACTACATCCTCATGCTCACCAACTCCCTGGAGGAGATGAAGCGCCTGGTCAGCGAGATCTACGGCGGCCACCACGCCGGCTTCCACCCCGCCGCCTGCCCCGGCGGCATGGGCGCGCACTCGGCGCCGCTGCCCGGCCACCCGGGCCACCCGGCCTCGCACCCCGTGCACCACCCCATCCTGCCCCCCGCCGCCGTCTCCAGCGCCTCCCTGCCCGGCTCCGGCCTCTCGGCCGTCAGCTCCATCCGGCCCCCGCACGGGCTCCTCAAGTCGCcctcggccgccgccgccgccgccgccgccgccccgctgGGCAGCGGCTTCCAGCACTGGGGGGGGATGCCGTGCCCCTGCAGCATGTGCCAGGTGTCGGCCCCGCCGCACCACCACGTCTCCGGCATGGGCACGGCCAGCCTGCCCAGATTAGCCACCGACACCAAATGAGTCCCTCCCGCCGCGCCCCCGGCACCTCCAGGACCTACAGACGCTCCCCCCCCGGCGGCAGCGGGaccgccccgctccgctcccggggccgccggaggggcggcgggaggggatggagccggctcgggctctgctctgctccccggACGCGGGGGAACCCCCCCGGCACGGTAAACCCCGCGCACCTCCCGTGGTTTTAATTTTCCGACGATGCCGAGGACTCCGCAGGAGGGGAGGGCGGCGGAGCCGGGGCTCGGCGCTACCGGAGGAACCAAAACTGCGGAGGGTCTTGGGCTCGTTTATTCCTTCCTGcgctcctgccctcccctctcCCGGTCTCGTTTCTACACGCGGAGCCTTCCGAGCCGCCCCCGGCTCGCATGCCCCGGATTGCCCatcccggggggctccgggagcGCCgggtcctgccctgccctccccggGGCTGCGCCGGTTCTCGCTCCGGTGCGGGCTTTGTAAATAGACCGATAACGACGCGAGTCCGCTCTGCCTGAGCTTTCCGTCCGTGCACTTGTTCTGTGTCAGCCTCATGAGTGAAATAGGGGTCGATTCGCCTTGATTTCCTTCGTTTGGGTTCTTGGGGTTTGGTGGGTTGTTTTACTTTTAAGCCTATAACACGTTTGTTTccgtttatttttcttttacgTTCCTGCCACCTTTAACAAACTTCGAACTCTTTAATGCTCTTTCTGTGTAGGAACTTTCACGCTGTCCGTGTTGCAATACTGAGAACTTGGGCTTGTTTCTGAAATAACAACTTTTCTTATCGCTGTCCCTTGCAGAGATTTTATCA contains the following coding sequences:
- the OLIG2 gene encoding oligodendrocyte transcription factor 2, with protein sequence MDSDASLVSSRPSSPEPDDLFLTARNKGSGGGFTGGTVSSSTQSDSPPELSAELRSAMSAAGVVVVDKLGFKSSSSSSSSSSSSSSKKDKKQMTEPELQQLRLKINSRERKRMHDLNIAMDGLREVMPYAHGPSVRKLSKIATLLLARNYILMLTNSLEEMKRLVSEIYGGHHAGFHPAACPGGMGAHSAPLPGHPGHPASHPVHHPILPPAAVSSASLPGSGLSAVSSIRPPHGLLKSPSAAAAAAAAAPLGSGFQHWGGMPCPCSMCQVSAPPHHHVSGMGTASLPRLATDTK